In Nocardia sp. NBC_00403, one DNA window encodes the following:
- the grpE gene encoding nucleotide exchange factor GrpE has product MTEPAARSIEDPRTTIDQLAERIEDLSRVIARQAATIERMVDTAKARADRDRAGADLPLVVELFALYADTAACAATAQSPHERDAFDAMATRVERLIVGRGGSLVTPRPDSPFDALTMEASDVTPTDDPAADRTVDGLIQPGLTVSGRSIRPATVVVRRYVER; this is encoded by the coding sequence ATGACGGAACCAGCCGCCCGGTCGATCGAAGATCCGAGGACCACGATCGATCAACTCGCCGAGCGCATCGAGGACCTGTCCCGCGTGATCGCCCGCCAGGCCGCGACGATCGAGCGCATGGTCGATACAGCGAAGGCACGTGCCGATCGGGACCGCGCGGGAGCCGATCTTCCCTTGGTCGTCGAACTGTTCGCCCTGTACGCCGACACTGCCGCCTGCGCCGCCACCGCGCAGTCCCCCCACGAACGTGATGCCTTCGACGCCATGGCCACTCGCGTCGAGCGCCTCATCGTCGGCCGCGGCGGATCCCTCGTCACACCCCGACCCGACTCACCCTTCGACGCGCTCACCATGGAGGCGTCCGACGTCACGCCAACCGACGACCCGGCGGCGGATCGCACCGTCGATGGTCTGATCCAACCCGGCCTCACCGTCTCCGGCCGCTCCATTCGCCCCGCAACGGTGGTCGTCCGACGCTACGTCGAGCGCTGA
- a CDS encoding DHH family phosphoesterase: MTTMPEALGLGAADLDAAVAALAAARSVTILCHVQPDADTIGSGLALALILHRRGIPVWVSFAEPADLPVSMRSLPGAHHLVAPEQVPREVDLLVAVDCGSAGRLGALADRLSGAATTLVLDHHRSNTRFGTVNVVDPNAESTTSVLVRLLDAWQVPIDPEVAHCLYAGLVTDTGSFRWVRPGTHRLAERLLATGIDGAEISRTLMDTHPFNWLPMLSRVLGSAQLVPSANGGTGLVYAFVRRADVAEVSSEEAESVVDIVRTTAEAGVAAVFKESRTIQERWTVSLRSRDTTPGGADGVDVAAIATALGGGGHRFAAGYTTNGTPESIVAALLAALG; encoded by the coding sequence ATGACGACGATGCCCGAAGCACTCGGTCTCGGCGCGGCGGATCTCGATGCGGCCGTCGCGGCATTGGCGGCCGCACGCTCGGTCACCATCCTGTGCCACGTGCAGCCTGATGCCGACACCATCGGCAGCGGGCTGGCATTGGCGTTGATACTGCATCGTCGCGGTATTCCGGTGTGGGTGTCGTTCGCCGAACCGGCCGATTTGCCCGTTTCGATGCGGTCGTTGCCAGGCGCGCATCATTTGGTCGCGCCGGAGCAGGTACCGCGTGAGGTGGACCTGCTGGTGGCCGTGGATTGCGGCAGCGCGGGCAGGCTCGGCGCTTTGGCCGACCGATTGTCCGGTGCCGCAACAACACTGGTGCTCGATCATCACCGATCCAACACCAGGTTCGGGACGGTCAATGTGGTCGATCCGAACGCGGAGTCGACGACCAGCGTGCTCGTCCGGTTGCTCGACGCGTGGCAGGTGCCGATCGATCCCGAAGTGGCGCACTGCCTTTACGCAGGGCTTGTCACCGACACCGGCTCGTTCCGCTGGGTTCGGCCCGGCACCCACCGTTTGGCCGAGCGACTGCTGGCCACCGGTATCGACGGTGCGGAGATTTCCCGCACGCTGATGGACACCCACCCGTTCAACTGGTTGCCGATGCTGTCGCGCGTCCTGGGCTCCGCGCAGTTGGTGCCCTCGGCGAATGGCGGCACGGGCCTGGTGTACGCGTTCGTGCGTCGCGCCGATGTGGCCGAGGTCAGCTCGGAAGAGGCGGAGAGTGTCGTCGACATCGTCCGCACCACCGCCGAAGCGGGCGTTGCCGCGGTCTTCAAGGAGTCACGCACCATCCAGGAGCGCTGGACCGTGTCGCTGCGTTCCCGCGACACCACACCCGGCGGCGCCGACGGCGTCGACGTGGCCGCGATAGCAACTGCCTTGGGTGGCGGCGGACATCGCTTCGCTGCCGGTTACACCACCAACGGCACGCCCGAATCCATTGTCGCGGCACTGCTGGCCGCTCTCGGGTGA
- a CDS encoding MATE family efflux transporter translates to MVAAPPERADPAANAGPRRILGLAVPTLGVLVAEPIYLLFDLAVVGRLGALALAGLAVGGLILAQASSQLTFLSYGTTARAARRHGAGDERGAVAEGVQATWIAVVLGALIVIAVQLFAIPLTNVIAGGGDIAAEALLWVRIALFGVPLILISMAGNGWLRGVQQTRRPLLFVVAGLSVSGVLCPVLVHGLLGAPRLELPGSAVANVAGQAVTAVLFLSALVRERISLAPHWSVMRAQLVLGRDLIVRSLAFQACFVSAAAVAARFGAASVAAHQLVLQLWNFLALTLDSLAIAAQTLVGAALGAGDARGARSLARRITRWSELFALILAAFFAAGVVVIPKLFTDDPAVLDRTHVAWWFFVAIIPVAGIVFALDGVLLGAGDAAYLRTTTLGAALLGFLPAIWLSLAFDWGLAGIWSGLVGFMLLRLIAVVWRAESGRWAQVGMEIPGRGRAAA, encoded by the coding sequence GTGGTTGCCGCGCCGCCGGAGCGTGCTGATCCGGCGGCGAATGCCGGGCCGAGGCGGATTCTCGGACTTGCGGTGCCGACGTTGGGAGTGCTCGTCGCCGAACCGATCTATCTGCTGTTCGACCTGGCGGTGGTCGGGCGGCTCGGGGCGTTGGCGCTGGCCGGGCTTGCAGTCGGGGGATTGATTCTGGCTCAGGCGAGTTCGCAGCTGACCTTTTTGTCCTACGGCACCACCGCGCGCGCTGCCCGCAGGCATGGTGCGGGGGATGAGCGCGGTGCGGTGGCCGAGGGCGTGCAGGCGACGTGGATCGCCGTCGTATTGGGGGCGCTGATCGTCATTGCGGTGCAGCTGTTCGCGATTCCGCTGACGAATGTGATCGCAGGCGGTGGGGATATCGCGGCTGAGGCTCTGCTCTGGGTGCGGATCGCGTTGTTCGGTGTCCCGCTGATCCTGATTTCGATGGCGGGCAACGGGTGGCTGCGTGGGGTACAGCAGACCCGTCGACCGTTGTTGTTCGTGGTTGCCGGGCTGTCGGTTTCAGGTGTGTTGTGCCCGGTACTGGTGCACGGGCTGCTCGGTGCACCACGCCTCGAGCTGCCAGGATCCGCTGTGGCCAATGTTGCCGGGCAGGCCGTGACGGCCGTGTTGTTCCTCAGTGCTCTGGTGCGTGAACGGATTTCGCTCGCTCCGCACTGGTCGGTTATGCGTGCGCAGTTGGTGCTCGGTCGCGACCTGATCGTCCGCAGTCTCGCCTTCCAAGCCTGTTTCGTCTCGGCGGCCGCCGTCGCCGCCCGATTCGGCGCTGCCTCCGTCGCCGCCCACCAATTGGTTCTGCAACTCTGGAATTTCCTTGCCTTGACGCTGGATTCGCTCGCGATCGCCGCGCAAACCCTGGTCGGAGCCGCGCTCGGTGCAGGCGACGCACGGGGCGCACGCAGCCTGGCACGTCGCATCACTCGCTGGTCGGAGCTCTTCGCATTGATCTTGGCGGCGTTCTTCGCCGCGGGCGTCGTCGTGATACCGAAGCTTTTCACCGACGACCCCGCCGTGTTGGACCGCACACATGTCGCGTGGTGGTTCTTCGTCGCCATCATCCCGGTCGCAGGCATCGTCTTCGCGCTCGACGGCGTCCTGCTCGGCGCGGGCGACGCGGCCTACCTTCGGACCACCACCCTCGGCGCAGCACTGCTCGGCTTCCTTCCCGCGATTTGGCTATCGCTTGCCTTCGACTGGGGTCTAGCCGGGATCTGGTCCGGCCTTGTCGGATTCATGCTGCTGCGGTTGATCGCCGTGGTCTGGCGGGCCGAGTCGGGCCGATGGGCGCAGGTCGGCATGGAAATTCCCGGACGGGGCCGTGCAGCGGCCTGA